One part of the Symphalangus syndactylus isolate Jambi chromosome 1, NHGRI_mSymSyn1-v2.1_pri, whole genome shotgun sequence genome encodes these proteins:
- the GORASP1 gene encoding Golgi reassembly-stacking protein 1 isoform X2, translated as MGFLMVRHQTASVDSGMHPARSIFQQVQENSPAQQAGLEPYFDFIITIGHSRLNKENDTLKALLKANVEKPVKLEVFNMKTMRVREVEVVPSNMWGGQGLLGASVRFCSFRRASEQVWHVLDVEPSSPAALAGLCPYTDYVVGSDQILQESEDFFTLIESHEGKPLKLMVYNSKSDSCREVTVTPNAAWGGEGSLGCGIGYGYLHRIPTQPPSYHKKPPGTPPPSAPPPGAPPPDALPPGPTPEDSPSLETGSRQSDYMEALLQAPGSSMEDPLPGPGSPSHSAPDPDGLPHFMETPLQPPPPVQRVMDPGFLDVSGISLLDNSNDSVWPSLPSSTELTTTAVSTSGPEDICSSISSHERGGEATWSGSEFEVSFLDSPGAQAQVDHLPQLTLPDSLTSAASPEDGLSAELLEAQAEEEPASTEGLDIGTEAEGLASQAQISTTE; from the exons ATGGGTTTTCTTATGGTGAGACACCAAACAGCAAGCGTGGACAGTGGAATGCATCCAGCCAGGAGCATCTTCCAACAG GTGCAGGAGAACTCCCCAGCCCAGCAGGCGGGCCTGGAGCCCTACTTTGACTTCATCATCACCATTGGGCACTCGAGGCTG AACAAGGAGAATGACACCCTGAAGGCACTACTGAAAGCCAATGTGGAGAAGCCCGTGAAGCTGGAGGTGTTCAATATGAAGACCATGAGGGTGCGCGAGGTGGAGGTGGTGCCCAGCAACATGTGGGGCGGCCAGGGCCTACTGGGTGCCAGCGTGCGCTTTTGCAGCTTCCGCAGGGCCAGTGAGCAGGTGTGGCATGTGCTG GATGTGGAACCATCTTCACCTGCTGCCCTTGCCGGCCTGTGCCCCTATACAGACTATGTGGTTGGTTCGGACCAGATTCTCCAGGAG TCCGAGGACTTCTTTACGCTCATCGAGTCTCATGAGGGGAAGCCCTTGAAGCTGATGGTGTATAACTCCAAGTCAGACTCCTGCCGGGAGGTGACTGTAACTCCCAACGCAGCCTGGGGTGGAGAGGGCAG TCTGGGATGTGGCATTGGCTATGGGTATCTACACCGGATCCCAACTCAGCCCCCCAGCTACCACAAGAAGCCACCTGGCACTCCACCACCTTCTGCTCCACCACCTGGTGCCCCACCACCTGATGCCCTACCACCTGGACCCACCCCCGAGGACTCTCCTTCCCTGGAGACAGGTTCCAGGCAGAGTGACTACATGGAG gCCCTGCTGCAGGCACCTGGCTCCTCCATGGAGGATCCCCTTCCTGGGCCTGGGAGTCCCAGCCACAGTGCTCCGGACCCTGATGGACTTCCCCATTTCATGGAGACTCCTCTTCAGCCCCCACCTCCAGTGCAGCGAGTCATGGACCCAG GCTTCCTGGACGTGTCGGGAATTTCCCTCTTGGACAACAGCAATGACAGTGTGTGGCCCAGCCTGCCCTCTTCCACAGAACTGACCACCACAGCTGTCTCAACCTCAGGGCCAGAGGACATCTGCTCCAGCATCAGTTCTCATGAGCGGGGTG GTGAGGCTACATGGTCTGGGTCAGAGTTTGAGGTCTCCTTCCTGGACAGCCCAGGTGCCCAAGCCCAGGTGGACCACCTGCCTCAGCTGACTCTTCCTGACAGTCTcacctctgcagcctcaccagaaGATGGGCTGTCCGCCGAGCTGCTTGAAGCTC
- the GORASP1 gene encoding Golgi reassembly-stacking protein 1 isoform X8, translating to MKTMRVREVEVVPSNMWGGQGLLGASVRFCSFRRASEQVWHVLDVEPSSPAALAGLCPYTDYVVGSDQILQESEDFFTLIESHEGKPLKLMVYNSKSDSCREVTVTPNAAWGGEGSLGCGIGYGYLHRIPTQPPSYHKKPPGTPPPSAPPPGAPPPDALPPGPTPEDSPSLETGSRQSDYMEALLQAPGSSMEDPLPGPGSPSHSAPDPDGLPHFMETPLQPPPPVQRVMDPGFLDVSGISLLDNSNDSVWPSLPSSTELTTTAVSTSGPEDICSSISSHERGGEATWSGSEFEVSFLDSPGAQAQVDHLPQLTLPDSLTSAASPEDGLSAELLEAQAEEEPASTEGLDIGTEAEGLASQAQISTTE from the exons ATGAAGACCATGAGGGTGCGCGAGGTGGAGGTGGTGCCCAGCAACATGTGGGGCGGCCAGGGCCTACTGGGTGCCAGCGTGCGCTTTTGCAGCTTCCGCAGGGCCAGTGAGCAGGTGTGGCATGTGCTG GATGTGGAACCATCTTCACCTGCTGCCCTTGCCGGCCTGTGCCCCTATACAGACTATGTGGTTGGTTCGGACCAGATTCTCCAGGAG TCCGAGGACTTCTTTACGCTCATCGAGTCTCATGAGGGGAAGCCCTTGAAGCTGATGGTGTATAACTCCAAGTCAGACTCCTGCCGGGAGGTGACTGTAACTCCCAACGCAGCCTGGGGTGGAGAGGGCAG TCTGGGATGTGGCATTGGCTATGGGTATCTACACCGGATCCCAACTCAGCCCCCCAGCTACCACAAGAAGCCACCTGGCACTCCACCACCTTCTGCTCCACCACCTGGTGCCCCACCACCTGATGCCCTACCACCTGGACCCACCCCCGAGGACTCTCCTTCCCTGGAGACAGGTTCCAGGCAGAGTGACTACATGGAG gCCCTGCTGCAGGCACCTGGCTCCTCCATGGAGGATCCCCTTCCTGGGCCTGGGAGTCCCAGCCACAGTGCTCCGGACCCTGATGGACTTCCCCATTTCATGGAGACTCCTCTTCAGCCCCCACCTCCAGTGCAGCGAGTCATGGACCCAG GCTTCCTGGACGTGTCGGGAATTTCCCTCTTGGACAACAGCAATGACAGTGTGTGGCCCAGCCTGCCCTCTTCCACAGAACTGACCACCACAGCTGTCTCAACCTCAGGGCCAGAGGACATCTGCTCCAGCATCAGTTCTCATGAGCGGGGTG GTGAGGCTACATGGTCTGGGTCAGAGTTTGAGGTCTCCTTCCTGGACAGCCCAGGTGCCCAAGCCCAGGTGGACCACCTGCCTCAGCTGACTCTTCCTGACAGTCTcacctctgcagcctcaccagaaGATGGGCTGTCCGCCGAGCTGCTTGAAGCTC